The Acidobacteriota bacterium genome contains the following window.
CCTCGGCGAAGACAAACCGGTTCCCGCCGACTACGATGGCGACGGCAAAGCCGATCTCGCCGTCTATCGCCCGTCCGACGGCGTCTGGTACATCTATCAGAGCACCACGCAGGAGCCTGATTACACCAAATTCGGCCTAGCTACCGACGTGCCTTCGCCCGGAGATTTCGACGGCGACGGCCGCACCGACCTCGGCGTCTTCCGCCCCACCGACGGCAAATGGCTCCTCAGCCGCTCCACCGAAGGCCGCACCACCATCCCCTTCGGAATGCAAGGCGACAAGGCGGCATCAGGTGCGCCGGTGAAATAAGTCTTAAATTTATGAAGAGTTTTTTCAATTGCCTCCAGCTTTAGCTGGAGGTTTTTTTGTGTAAAAAAGATAGGCTTCAGCCGAAACGTTCGCGGGCCCGTATAGGTATCGCGATTTGGCTAAAGCCCAATCTTAATTGCCGTTGACCTCCAGCTAAAGCTGGAGGCAATTCATTTTTCTTCTGTCGCTGGTATGTGCTCCGCTGCATCGCCCTCGACCCAGACCTCGCCATCGGCATAGACTTCCTTTTTCCAGATCGGCACCGTCCGTTTTAGTTCCTTTATCAGCCACTCACAAGCCGCAAACGCGGCCCGACGATGTGGAGCCGCGACCGATATCACGACACTCGTCTCTCCGATCGCGAGCCGTCCCAACCGATGCACGATCCCCACATTCGCAATCTCAAACTCGCCTTTCACCCGCCCGATCAGCTTCTCCATCTCCTTCAGAGCCATCGGCTCATAGGCCTCATAAACCAAATACTCCGTCTCCCGAACCTCACCCGTCTCCCTAACCCGCGTAAACCGCCGAGCATACCCATCAAGCGTAACCGTCGCCCCACACCCCTCCGGCACAACCCGCCGCGCCACCGAAGTCACATCAATAGTTTCTAAAGTCAACTCAAAAAAATCCATAAAAAAAGACGGCGAGCTTTCCCGCCGTCTAAAAAGATAACATCAAGATCCCTGAACGGCGCTATTCCAATCCGATCAGGTCGATATCCGTCATGTTTGCAGTTGGAGTTATAGATCTTGGAGCAAACCGATAACGCTTTGAGCTAACCCCTAGAAAATATGATTCGCCCGATCGCACGCTGGTAAACGTGTACACGCCAAAGGAACTCGTCGTAGCGGTCTGCCGTGTTCCTTGGGAGTCAGTTAGTATTACCAGAGCATTGCGAACCCCAAGCCCGGTAGGCGTTAATACACGACCTGTGATCGACACCAGGTTATTTGGTGCGAGTTGGTTGACAGTAAATATCTGCGATGCGATCGATATCTCACCAGTTCGAGCGGCCCCGTTGTTACCCAGAACAGAAAATGTAACTGAGCCGTTCCCCGTACCTGAGCCAGAGGTTACATTTATCCAGTTTGCGTTGCTTATCGCTGTCCAAATACAAGCGCTATTTGTTGTGACGTTAAAACCACCCACTCCGCCACTCGCCGAAAACGAAGTGCCATTTGGCGAAAACGCAAATGCACAGCCATTTGCCTGATTAACCGTAAAGGTCTGTCCACCAGCAGTTATTGTCCCAACTCTCGGTGGTCCGGAGTTAGCCGTTGCCGTGAATGAAATATTGCCGCTGCCGTTGCCGGAATTGTTGCCGGTTATTGTTATCCACGGATCGTTACTTACTGCCGTCCAAGAGCACGCCGGAATGCCATTGATCGAAAACCCGCCAGTGCTGGCAAAAGCAGCGATACTAACGCTTTGTAATGATAGAGAAAACGTACAGCCCGTAGCCTGATTCACCGCAAACGTTCTTCCGCCTGCAGTAATAGTTCCCGAACGGGCATTTAGCGTATTTGCTTCCACGCTGAATGAAATATCGCCATTACCCGAACCGGAACTTCCGCTGGTTATCGTTATCCACGGCACGGTGCTAACTGCCGTCCAATTACAGCCCGCGACCGTTGTAAGGGCGAAACTTCCATTGCCGCCTGTTGCCGAAGCATTTGCGCTCGTCGGCGAGATCGAGAACGTACATCCGGAACCTTGGTTTATCGTAAATGTTTGTCCCGCCGCTGTAATGGTCCCGGTTCGAGCTGGCCCGATGTTTGGCTGCACACTGAAGGAAACCGTTCCAGTGCCAGTGCCCGAACCTCCTCCGGTAACTGTTATCCAGGCGTCATTACTGACGGCCGTTCGAGAACAACCAGCAACGGTTGTGACCGTGAAGCTGCTGTTTCCTCCGCCAGCCGCGATATTGGCACTCGGAGCGGAAAGAGCGAACGTGCAACCATTCGCCTGATCGATCGTGAATGTCTGTCCGCCAGTGGTTATCGTTCCGGTTCGTGCAGGGCCGGTGTTCGCCTGAACGTTAAAAAAGACTGTTCCATTGCCCGTTCCGCTGGTTCCTCCGCTGATCGTTATCCAGGGATTATTGCTTACCGATGTCCAAGTACATCCGCTATTTGAGGTAGTTAAAGCGAAACTACTACCAACTGCTCCTGAACCGATACTCGTACTCGTTGGTGCGAGTGAATACGTGCAACCGGAGGCTTGAGAGACCGTAAAAGTTTGTCCGCCAACTGTAAAGGTTCCCGTCCGTGCCGGACCGTTCGTTGGTTGAACACTATATGAAACGGTTCCATTACCGCTCCCTGAACTTCCGCCTGTAATAGTGATCCAAGCGTCGTTGCTGGCGGCAGCCCATGTGCAACCAGTGACGCTGGTCACGTTTGTCGTACCGTTCCCGCCGTTAGCGGAAATATTGCTATTAGACGGCGAAATTGAATATGTGCAGGCATTTGCTTGATTTATCGTGACCGTCTGTCCGCCTATCGTTATGGTTCCCGTTCGCGCCGGACCATTGTTCGCCGCTACGGAAAAAGAGAACAAGCCATTACCTGATCTGGAATTTCCTCCAGTGACCGTTATCCATGGATTATTGCTGACCGCGTTCCAGGAGCAACCATTTGTTTCCACCGTTGCCGAGCTTGCTCCAGCCGACGACCCGAAGTTCTGGGAGTTTGGGGTGACCCCGAACGTGCACGGAATATTCGCTAGGAACGAGTACGCATTGATCCCGCCAATCACCGGACTAGATTCCGGTGAACTTGTACCTAGTTCAACAGATTCAGTCTCTACCAACTGCTCACCCGTGATCGGATTAATCGAAGTCGCGTCTGAACCGTCGGTCGCAAAGAAATAAATAGTGTGCAATCCCCTCTGCAAAGTAGCGGGTATTGCGTTTGCCGTAACTGTCGTCGCCGTGCTTCCGGAATTCGTGGCCCTTGTCCATGTCCCGTTGGTCGTGTCCATCTGGAAATAAATGTTCCTTGGCGGAGGTACGGTCGGAGAATACGTAGACGTTGCGGTCAATGTGAACGTTGGAGTTGCACTTGGTGTCGTATTTGAGGGAAAAGGCTCTGCAACGGTATTGAGTGGGATCGAATTACTAGGAGCAGGGGTGATGATCGATACATTCGAGGTCCCTATATTAGCGACATATACTTTATTCGTAATCGGATTGACCGCGATGGCTTCGGACCCCGACCCGACTGCAACTGTCGTGGTCGAATTATTTGTCCCATCTATCACCGTTAGGGGATTATTATTTATTGCATAGATCTTATTGTTGGCCGTATTTACCGCCAAGCCTCTTGACGCAACCGGTAACGTCGTCGAGATGTTGGTGAAACCATCAATTATAGTCATTAGACTGCCGCCGATTGGGCCAACATAGACTCGATTCGTAATCGAATTGATTGCCAAACTAATGGGTTGCAAAACGGTCGGCACGGTTATGGTATTGTTATTGGCTCCATCGATCACAGTCACGTCATTAGAATTAAAATTGGCAACGTAAGCCCTGTTTGTCACCGCATTTACAGCAACAAAGTTTGGACGCTCACCGACTGGGACCGTCGCCGCCGTGTTATTGTTGCCGTCTATCACTGTTACGGTCGAACTACCGGAATTCGCAACGTAGATCTTATTCGTAACCGGATTCACGTCGATCCCGTATGGTCCTATTCCCACCGCCACGCTAGTCGTGGAGTTATTTGAACCCTCGATAATCGTAATGTTGTTGTCTCCGTAATTAGCAACATAGATTTTGTTAGTAACTGCGTTAACGGCGATCGAAAACTGAAGTGGATTGCTGCCAACGGGCACGGAGACTGTTGAGTTGCTGCCGCCGTCGATGACGGTAACACTGTTGCTGTTACGATTCGCCACATAGATTTTGTTAGTTGTCGGGTTGATCGCAAGCGCATGAGGATTTATGCCAACGGGAACGGTTGCAGTTGTGTTGTTAGTCCCGTCAATTACCGTCACGTTGTTGCTGTCGCGGTTCGCAACGTACGTCCTATTGGTCACTGGATTTGTTGCAATGGCAATCGGCGTGGTACCAGCCGCTACTGTTACTGTTGTGTTGTACGAACCGTCAATAACCGTCACATTTGAGCTTTGTAGATTCGTGACATAGACCTTATTCGTTACGGGATTAACGGCGACGGCGAATGGCTGAATGCCACCCGCTCCCAAATTTGTCGTCGAATTGTTTGCACCATCGATGACCGTGACGCCTCCGCCAACGACATAGATTTTATTCGTAACCGAATTGATCGCGACTGCACCTGGATTTGGCACCGTTGGAACGGTTGACGTCGAGTTATTCATACCATCGATTACCGTCACGGTATTGCTACCCTGATTAGCAACATATATCTTATTCGTGACCGGATTCACCGCGACGGCGTATGGATTTGTACCGACCGGTACGCTTATCGTCGAATTGTTAGTTCCGTCTATTACTCTTACGCTCGAACCGAATTCAACCGCGACGTAAATCTTATTCGTCACCGGGTTGACGACAATGTCACGGGGGCCCGTACCAGCCGCAACCGTTGTTGTCGAGTTGGTCGCACCGTCAATGACGGTTAAATTCCCGCTACCACTATTAGCTACGTATATTTTGTTCGTTACCGGATTGACCGCGACGGCAACGGGTAAATCGCCAACGGAAACGTTTGTTGTGGAGTTGGTTATTCCGTCTATCACTGTTACATTGTTGCTACCTGAATTGGCGACATAGATCTTGTTTGTGATCGAGTTTATTGAGATCTCATATGGATTCGTGCCGGTAGTCACGGTCGCGGTCGAGTTGTCATTTGTATCCGTAACGGTTACGTTATTGCCCCCGAGATTTGCAACATACACTTTACTGGTTACGGGGTTGACTGCAACGGCGTAGGGCCGATCCCCACTCCCCCCTCCGGAGGTGGAGTTGTTAGAACCGTCAATCACAGCGACTCCGCCGCCGGTACAGGCTACGTAGATTTTATTTGTCACGGGATTAACGGTAATGGCTCGGGGATTTGAACAGACAGCAACATTTCCGATGCTCGAATCAGCCTCGACGACCCGTCCGCCGTTCTGAAAAAGCGCAAAGATCACCAATAGCGATAAGACCAAGCCAAAGATAACTGGTCGAGAGTGCTTTAACGCAAAACCAAAACTGCGGACGTCTTTTCTGGGATATTTCATAATTGGGAAGATGGGATTATTTTTCCGCAATCATACGCCTGCTATCGTAATTTCTCAAGCATTCCGGCTTCCTACGAAACCGGAGTGTTGACGACTCAGGCGTGCGATATTGCAGTTCTTATAAAATTTTGTGGTCAGACTTGCGATGTTGCGATTCAAAAATATCCGATTGCCGTCGATGAGGATCGCAGTAGCGCAAGGGGGGACCTCTTTTCAATTTTCTGCGCGATTTCCCATCTTATCCCCATCTTGGTACCCATCGAAAGAAAATCGACGGCGGACCGGAATTCGTCAAATTTGGTATCGGTGCGTGCCGGAAATTGGTGGTTTTCGTCTCGGAAAACGTTTGACCAAACTTGGGAATTACTCTACCAATCTCGGGTTTTGGTGTGAACAATCTGGGAAAGTAGTTTGACCAATGGCAGTGAAAATGGGGGTTTGGGGGGAATTGGGGTGAAAATTGGAAAATTTGGGGTCGGACAAAAAATTTCACTCGGATCTCGATCGAAAATTGGCGGTTTTTGCGCCTCGAAATGGTCGGCAACGTCTACCTTTTGTTTTTCATCTCAATGGGGTAGACTAGCTTTCCCTAATGGGGGCGACAGGCTTCGACAGGGGCTTGTATAGATCTTTGAATGCACGTCGGGCTTTTTGCTTGTGAGCTCGTTAAAAAAACTTGCAAAAAACAAATGCTAATCAAGAATTAGCCCTTGCAGCTTAGTTTAAATACTAACCTCAAGTGTCTTACCGGAAGTCAGCTTGTAGCGACCGCGTAAGGCATAACTCAGTACAAGCTAGGGCTCGTTCACCACCTGCGAACGAAGCCCGAAATGTTAGCCGGGTTAGCGTACGAAGAGGTCTTGTCGGTTCATCTGCTCATCGTATGCGAAACATAAGTGAACTCGACTAAACGTGTAGATTTTACTGGTCGCAACCTTTGGATGCGGGTTCGATTCCCGCCGCCTCCACCATTTCAAAAAACGGATCTGAGACTTCAAAATAGAAGTTTCAGGTCCGTTTTATTATTTGCAGAATTGGGTGATAATCGAATAGGAAAGTGTGGTCTTATGCGATGCCGTCGAGCCGCGAGTTTATTGATGTTTGGGTTGGTCGGGTTGCTATTTGTGTCGACCCCGATCGCGTCCGCGCAGCTCTCGAAGGAGAAATTCGTCAGGCTTATTACCGACGATGCGGCCTTATCCGCAGACGAGATCACAACGCTCAATAACGGCGACTTTCTCGTTAAAGTCTTAAAACTGAAGGATAAACGAAAGGTATCTGTCTTTGGGGCGGTGCGGTTGCGGGATGTCCAAAGCATCGACCTCGCGGCTTTTCGCGAGGTGCTGAGCCAGAGGGACAACAGAGCTTTGCTCGATGGCGGCAGGTTGTCGTCACCGCCTGTTTTACAGGACCTCGCAGCTCTCACCCTTAAGGATAAAGATATCGAGAGCATTAAGAACTGTATCGTCGGTAAATGTGACCTTAAGCTTTCGGCGCGGATGATCAGGCGTTTCCAGACAGAAGTTGATTGGAATTCGGCCCAGCAAGAGATTCAGGCGACGAGCCTTTTCAAGCAGATGCTCGTCGAATATTCCAACGATTACAGTAAGCGCGGTGACCAGGCACTGATCGAATATGTGGATCAGAAAGATCCTGTTCGTTTGGTCGACGAATACCGCGTGCTGCTCGAGCAATCGGTTATGGTCCACAGCCTTGCTCCGGAATTTGTGAATTATCTGAAGAAATTCCCCGCATTGGAGCTTTCAGGAGCTGAGAGCAGGCTGGACTGGTCAAACGTAGATTCGGGGCTGAAGCCGATCGTGACACTGACACACAGTCTAGGGTATTCGCGGAAGGTGAACGATGATCTCGTTCTGACGCTGGCGACAAAGCAGATCTACGCAAGCCATTACGTCGACGCATCACTCGGGTTTTCGTGGTTCATCCGGTTAGGTGCCGGCGAATCTGCTGAGACATATCTAATATTTACGAGCATTTCTCGCTCGGATTCGCTTGGCGGTGTGCTGAGCGGAATGGCTCACGCCGTAGTCGAAAAAGAGGCAATGGAGAAGGTTGAAGACCTTTTGAAAGGTGCAAAAAAGCGTCTGGAAATGAAACAGGGGCTCTCGACCGAACCCGTTAAGGACGTACCGGAAAGCTGGTTATTTTCGACTATCAGTTCACTTACTCAAAGCCCAATTTTTCGAATTCTCGCGCTACTGATCGCCGTCGGGATCGCAGGTTTCGTCCTGCTTCGATCGCGCGCTGGGAAAACTAGTTAATGAGAACTTTACCGATCGGCATATTTGATTCGGGCGTTGGCGGGCTGACGGTTTACCGGGCCTTGCACAACCGTCTGCCCAACGAGCATTTTATTTACCTTGGCGATACTGCTCGGGTGCCGTACGGAACTAAATCTCTCGCGACCGTAGAGCGATATGCGATCGAGAATTCAGTATTTTTGGCATCGCGGGGCATAAAAATGCTGGTCGTGGCGTGTAACACGGCGTCGGCTTTGGCCTTGCCAAAGATCCGAGAGAAGATCGGCCTTGATGTCGTCGGCGTGATCGGTCCGGGCGGGCGAAAGGCGGTTGAGATCACAAAAGGCATCGAACACCCAAAGATCGGCGTGATCGCGACCGAGGCGACGGTTGCCAGCAACGCCTATTTTGAGGCGATCCGAAGAGCCTCTGAGACTGCCGAAGTTTATCAAACAGGCTGTCCGCTTTTCGTTCCGCTCGCCGAAGAAGGCTGGACGGGCGAGGCGGAAACCTATTCGATCGCGGCGAAATATCTGGCTCAGATGAAGGAATTTCAGCCTGACGCATTGGTTTTGGGCTGCACGCATTATCCGATCCTGCGGGACGTGATTCAGCAAACCGTCGGCGAGAATGTTAAGCTTGTTGATTCAGGCGAAGCGACGGCGGAAGAGGTCGAAAAGCTGCTGCTGGAAAAAGGCCTCGGGAATCCGAATTTGGTCGCCGGCACTCGCGAACTTTGTGACGATCTCGACCATTTCTTCGTCACCGACGCAGCGGATCGATTTTCACGGGTCGCCGAAAGATTTTTGGGCACGAAGCCTTCAAAACTCGAGGCGATAGAGGTTCCGGCCGTTTAGGAACCGAAGAGAAATTAGCATGACATACATCAGAACCGATAACCGAACCTACGATCAGATCCGCAATACCAAGATCACGCCAAATATCTCGCCGTATGCGGAAGGCTCGGCACTGATTGAAGTTGGCGGGACGAAAGTTATTTGCACGGCTTCGGTCGAGGACCGCGTGCCGATGTTCATGCGAAACAGAGGGCTCGGCTGGGTCACCGCCGAATACGCGATGCTGCCGCGGGCGACGAATACTCGTACCCAGCGTGAGACGAAGAACGGCCCTTCAGGCAGAACGCAGGAAATTCAGCGGCTGATAGGCCGCAGTTTGCGAGCGATCGTCGATACAAAACTGCTGGGCGAACGCCAGATCTATGTGGATTGTGACGTGATCCAAGCCGACGGCGGAACACGCTGTGCGTCTATTACCGGCGCGTACGTCGCGCTTGCTCTTGCTTGCCGAAAGCTCGTAAAGACGGGCGTGATAAAGACAAATCCGATCATCAGCGAAGTCGCCGCCGTCAGCGTTGGTATTATTGAGGTAACGCCGATCCTTGATCTCGCCTACGTCGAAGATTCCAACGCCGACGTCGATATGAACGTCGTTTGCACTGGCACCGGCAAATTCATCGAATTACAGGGCACCGCCGAACGCGAACCCTTTTCGCGTGAGCAGATGGACGAAATGCTGATCCTTGCCGACACGGGAATAAACCGGCTGTTTGAGATCCAGCGGAACGCGCTGGCGGGCTAAAAATTATTTCCGTCTAAGGATCGCTCCGGGCGTATTGTTGGTTATTTTCTCTCCGTCCCAGACTTTGGTTCCATTTACAAATGTCGCGCGAATGCCGGTCGAAAACGTCTGGGGCTCGGCAAATGTTGCTTTATCGATCACAGTATTCGCGTCGAACAATACAAGATCAGCGATCATTCCTTTTTTGATCAGACCACGGTCTTTCAGGCCTAAACGCGCGGCGGGCATGGCTGACATTTTGTGAACGGCTTCTTCGAGAGAGAGCCATTTGTTTTCTCGGACGAATTTGCCGAGGACGCGGGTGAATGTTCCGGTTCCACGCGGATGACGGCTGCCGATGCCGCCGTCGCTTGAGACCATTACCCATGGGCGTTGGTAAAACGCTTTGACGTCGTCTTCGTTCATCGAATTACAAACAACACCCGCACCGCCGTTTTTGACGATCTCGATGTAAAGATCGACCGGCGTAATATTTTTCGATGCCGCAATTTCCGCGAGTGTTTTCATCTCGTACGAGCGGTTCGCCGAATGGCTTGTTATCAGGATCTTATCAGCACCACCCACGTTTGCAATTCCAGTCTCAACTTCAGTTCGATCTTCATGTTTGCGGCTCGGGACGAGAACAGTGATCGTTGACGCCCACGCGGTGTACGGATAAGCGTCGGCAGTCACGTCCTGACCGGCTTTTTTTGCGGACTCGATCAAAGCGATAGCCTCGGCAGATTTTCCCCAGACATTTCGATTGCCCATCTTGATGTGCGAGATCTGCACGGGGAGTTTCGCGTCTTTTCCGATCCTGATAGCCTCTTCCATCGCCGCACGAAAGCCTTCTTCTTCGTCGCGAATGTGGCTCATGTAGATGCCTTTGTATCTTGCGGCAACCTTGGCAAGCTCGATCATCTCTTCGATCGTCGCCATAAAGCCGACGTCATATTCGAGACCTGACGATAGGCCAAAAGCTCCTTCGTTCATCGCCTGATCGACGAGCTTTGCCATGGCGGCGATCTCTTCAGGCGTGGCGGTTCGTTTGTAATCCTCTTTAAGGATCTGGCTGCGCACTTCGGCGTGGCCTATGAAGGCTCCGACATTCACGGCGATCTTGCCGTCGAGCTTTGTGAAATATTCCGCTAGCGGCCAAGGGCTTCCGCCGTCAGGGCCGACGAGAATGGTCGTGATACCTTGCGAAACCTGATTCGCGGCAGTTCCTTCGCGTAGAAGGCCGGATTCGGAATGATTGTGAATATCAATAAATCCGGGAGCAAGTACGAGGCCGTTGGCGTCGATCAGCTCATCGTCCTTCGAGGGTTTGACCTTGCCAATTTTCTCGATCTTGCCGTCTTTGATACGCACATCGCCGCGAACTGATTTTTTACCCGTTCCGTCAATGATCGTGGCATTTTGGAAGAGGATCGGCTTTGTTTGTGAAAACGCAGATATGGCAAAAGAACATACCAGGATCGAACTAACGATCACTCGGAGAAGTTTGTAGCCTGGTTTCATAAGTACTGAAATCATAAAGAAAGTCTGCTTCCGCGTCCAACGCAGAAACCGGCGACTTTGACGCGTTACGTGCGACAAACTAAAATCGAGACTGAATTTACAGGAGAATCTACGATCTTGAGCGAAAAACAATTTGAAGGAAGATCCGTCATCGTCACCGGCGGAACACGCGGGATCGGTAAGGCGATCGTGCTCGAACTCGCAAAACGCGGAGCGAATGTTGCGTTTAACTATTCCAAGAGTTCTGAAGAAGCCGAAAAGCTGAAGGCTGAGGTTGAGGCTCTGGGCGTAAAGGTTTACGTTGCTCAGTGCGATGTTGCCAGTACCGCCGCCGCGGCGGAATTTGTCGGTCAGGTTAAGGACGCATTTGGAACCATTGACTGCTTAGTTAACAATGCCGGAATAACCCGCGATCAACTGATCCTTCGAATGAAGGAAGAAGATTGGGATTCAGTTATTGATACGAATTTGAAAGGTGCTTGGAATTTTTCGAAAGCTGCCGTTCGTCCGATGATGCGTAATGAGAATGGCGGTTCGATCCTGAATATTTCTTCGATCTCTGGTGTTGTCGGAATGCTCGGCCAGTCAAATTATTCGGCGTCCAAGGCAGGGATGATCGGGCTGACAAAATCTCTCGCGAAAGAAGTTGCAAGCCGGAAGATCACCGTCAACGCTCTCGCACTCGGCCTCATAGAAACCGATATGGCGAGCGAGATGAACGAAGAATATCGCGAAAAGATCCTCGCCTCGATCCCGCTTGGCCGACTTGGTAATGTTCAGGAAGTCGCCGAGATCGTATGCTTCTTGCTTTCACCTTCTGCTGCGTACGTTACCGGACACGTCATGCAGGCCGACGGCGGCGTGGCAATGTAAATGTCACTGCAATATCAAACAGAAGAAGACGAACTACGCGCCGCAGAACCTGCACAGCAGGCGATGCGGCAGCCCTTACCTGTCTACACGATCGTTTTGATCGCTGCGATCGGGGCAGTTTTCGTCGTGCAAATGATCGCCGGACTTTCCCAATCGATCGAAGCTGCCGCCTTTGATAAACCGGCATTCCTGCGGGCGCACGAATATTGGCGAATACTTACGGGTGCGGCACTTCACGGCGGGCTGCTTCACGTGCTAATGAACTGCTACGCCTTTTACAGCTTTGGAAAGGTCTTTGAGCTGCTGACTAACCGCGCGCATCTCGCGATCGTTTTCCTTCTATCGGCAATCGGTGGCGGGGTTTTGAGTTTGATCTTCGTTCCGGACGGTATTTCGGTCGGAGCATCGGGCGGCATCGTCGGGCTTATCGGCTATCTCGCCGTTTACGCGTTTCGCCGCAGGCATTTCATTTCGGCGGAATTTCGGAAGAGCCTATTGATGAATATCGGCTTTATTCTGATCTTCGGCCTTGTTCTATTTCAGCAGATCGACAATTTCGGACACATCGGCGGGCTAATAGTTGGTGCCGTTTATGCGTTTTTGCAGATCCCCGCGGACGACCATACGGATCCAAGGGAAGCCGGAAACCTTACTCAGATCGCCGGCCTAGCAGCTCTTGGGATCTATGTCGCTACCTGTGTTTTCAGTATTTTGCTAATTCTTCGAATCGTTTGATCTATGGCCCGCGTTCGCGTTCATCAGCACGTCAATCCACTTTCACCTTATTACCGGCAAGAACCGACGCCGTTCGATGTTTCAACTTTTGCTGATCCCACGCTGCCGCTTCACCTGGATATCGGGTGTGCTCGCGGGCGTTTCATTTTGCGTATGGCGGCTGAGCGGCCGGAGTGGAATTATCTGGGCGTTGAGATCCGTGAGCCCTTAGTTCATGAGGCAAACTCGCTCGCGGACGAGGCCGGACTGAAAAACCTTAAATATCAATTCGCCAATGCCATGCTTTTTCTCGGAAATCTGCTCGCCGAAATTCCCGCCGGCCGGTTGCAGATGGTAACGATCCAGTTTCCAGATCCGTGGTTCAAGAACCGCCACGCGAAGCGTCGAATGGTAAATACGGAGCTTGTCGACGCCGTTATCAAAAGACTCGCGGCCGGCGGAAAGATATTCGTTCAAACCGATATCGAGTTTTTGGCCGACGAAATGTTCGAGCTTTTTCGGGCGGACTCAAACCTCATCGAAACTCCCATCGATCACAACCCGTTTCCCGTTCGAACTGAGCGCGAAAAAGCGGTAGAGGACAAGGAGCTGCCGGTTTACCGCACATTATTCACGAAAAAGTGATCTTTAATCCTTGTAATTAAAATAGATCTTTCCTTTCAATTTCTGACGTTTTCCATTGTATTCGAACGGGCGGAATTTCGAGGCCATGGCGGCTTCTTCAACCTGCTTAGTATATTTCGAAGGCGTTATTACTTTCGCCTCAGCGACGGTTCCGTCTTCGTTCACGAGCAACTCGACCTCGATCGACCTCACAATATATTGGCCCGGCGGAGTCAGCATCCTTTGGATCTCGGCCGTTGTTT
Protein-coding sequences here:
- a CDS encoding molybdenum cofactor biosynthesis protein MoaE — protein: MDFFELTLETIDVTSVARRVVPEGCGATVTLDGYARRFTRVRETGEVRETEYLVYEAYEPMALKEMEKLIGRVKGEFEIANVGIVHRLGRLAIGETSVVISVAAPHRRAAFAACEWLIKELKRTVPIWKKEVYADGEVWVEGDAAEHIPATEEK
- a CDS encoding glutamate racemase, yielding MRTLPIGIFDSGVGGLTVYRALHNRLPNEHFIYLGDTARVPYGTKSLATVERYAIENSVFLASRGIKMLVVACNTASALALPKIREKIGLDVVGVIGPGGRKAVEITKGIEHPKIGVIATEATVASNAYFEAIRRASETAEVYQTGCPLFVPLAEEGWTGEAETYSIAAKYLAQMKEFQPDALVLGCTHYPILRDVIQQTVGENVKLVDSGEATAEEVEKLLLEKGLGNPNLVAGTRELCDDLDHFFVTDAADRFSRVAERFLGTKPSKLEAIEVPAV
- the rph gene encoding ribonuclease PH, translating into MTYIRTDNRTYDQIRNTKITPNISPYAEGSALIEVGGTKVICTASVEDRVPMFMRNRGLGWVTAEYAMLPRATNTRTQRETKNGPSGRTQEIQRLIGRSLRAIVDTKLLGERQIYVDCDVIQADGGTRCASITGAYVALALACRKLVKTGVIKTNPIISEVAAVSVGIIEVTPILDLAYVEDSNADVDMNVVCTGTGKFIELQGTAEREPFSREQMDEMLILADTGINRLFEIQRNALAG
- a CDS encoding D-aminoacylase, producing the protein MISVLMKPGYKLLRVIVSSILVCSFAISAFSQTKPILFQNATIIDGTGKKSVRGDVRIKDGKIEKIGKVKPSKDDELIDANGLVLAPGFIDIHNHSESGLLREGTAANQVSQGITTILVGPDGGSPWPLAEYFTKLDGKIAVNVGAFIGHAEVRSQILKEDYKRTATPEEIAAMAKLVDQAMNEGAFGLSSGLEYDVGFMATIEEMIELAKVAARYKGIYMSHIRDEEEGFRAAMEEAIRIGKDAKLPVQISHIKMGNRNVWGKSAEAIALIESAKKAGQDVTADAYPYTAWASTITVLVPSRKHEDRTEVETGIANVGGADKILITSHSANRSYEMKTLAEIAASKNITPVDLYIEIVKNGGAGVVCNSMNEDDVKAFYQRPWVMVSSDGGIGSRHPRGTGTFTRVLGKFVRENKWLSLEEAVHKMSAMPAARLGLKDRGLIKKGMIADLVLFDANTVIDKATFAEPQTFSTGIRATFVNGTKVWDGEKITNNTPGAILRRK
- the fabG gene encoding 3-oxoacyl-[acyl-carrier-protein] reductase, translated to MSEKQFEGRSVIVTGGTRGIGKAIVLELAKRGANVAFNYSKSSEEAEKLKAEVEALGVKVYVAQCDVASTAAAAEFVGQVKDAFGTIDCLVNNAGITRDQLILRMKEEDWDSVIDTNLKGAWNFSKAAVRPMMRNENGGSILNISSISGVVGMLGQSNYSASKAGMIGLTKSLAKEVASRKITVNALALGLIETDMASEMNEEYREKILASIPLGRLGNVQEVAEIVCFLLSPSAAYVTGHVMQADGGVAM
- a CDS encoding rhomboid family intramembrane serine protease; translated protein: MSLQYQTEEDELRAAEPAQQAMRQPLPVYTIVLIAAIGAVFVVQMIAGLSQSIEAAAFDKPAFLRAHEYWRILTGAALHGGLLHVLMNCYAFYSFGKVFELLTNRAHLAIVFLLSAIGGGVLSLIFVPDGISVGASGGIVGLIGYLAVYAFRRRHFISAEFRKSLLMNIGFILIFGLVLFQQIDNFGHIGGLIVGAVYAFLQIPADDHTDPREAGNLTQIAGLAALGIYVATCVFSILLILRIV
- the trmB gene encoding tRNA (guanosine(46)-N7)-methyltransferase TrmB gives rise to the protein MARVRVHQHVNPLSPYYRQEPTPFDVSTFADPTLPLHLDIGCARGRFILRMAAERPEWNYLGVEIREPLVHEANSLADEAGLKNLKYQFANAMLFLGNLLAEIPAGRLQMVTIQFPDPWFKNRHAKRRMVNTELVDAVIKRLAAGGKIFVQTDIEFLADEMFELFRADSNLIETPIDHNPFPVRTEREKAVEDKELPVYRTLFTKK